Part of the Triticum aestivum cultivar Chinese Spring chromosome 4D, IWGSC CS RefSeq v2.1, whole genome shotgun sequence genome is shown below.
ATAAAGTTTGCATTGGTTTTGACATCTTGTTTGATATTCCAAAAAATCTATGCGGAAAAATTGAAACTACAAAGGTAATGACGTTTTTATTACCGTAAGGGCAACCATTCCAGCTACTACACCAATTCTGAATCCTTTCGCCAAGTATGGGCCAGACCAATATATGAGATGAAATGAAGGTGGATTGATGCCTTGCTTTATATCCTTGACCTGTGATTATCCCGTAATTGATCAACATTGTTATCTTCGACTAATTTTTTACTACTGGAATTTCTGATGGCAAAAAGTTGCAAGCAGTCAAATAGCGACTTACAATTGCAACGCCCTGCTTGTCTGCCCGGGTGATGTACACACAGAAGGTGGATATGACCACTGAAATGAGCGGAGCGATTGCAGAAACCCAGAAGAGCTTCTTATTCTTCTTGGCCTGAATTATCCCAGTGGAGCAGCATGATCGTCAAAAAATAGTCGAGGAGAGCCAAGATAAAATTCTGAGAAATTAATATTCTATATCTTACAATGTATTTGGTTGTTAGAAGAAACGCCAAGAAGGATGCGCCAATCAATATCGTCTGATAGTTCCACTGAATCAACAACGCAAGGTTAAGTTGACTAAATATTGGTTTTCCATCACAGAAGTAACAAAATAGACAAAAGGTTGAATATCCTTACCCCATGGTGTACATTTCCCCATACTGACTCCATGACCGAGATGATATCGGACTTCTTTGTGAATTTTTTGATGCCAAGGAAGCCTTTGAGCTGCTGAAGGGCAATGGTTACGGCAGCACCCGCCATGAAACCAATGATGGCTGCATGAGACAAGAACTCTATGATAAACCCTAGCCTGCAGCAGATCGATCGAGTCGGGTCAGAGACTACATAAGGCAGATGAACTTTTCTGGAGCTCATGCCAATATGACATCAGAAACTGCCAGGTCAACAGACCAAGGACGATGGATGCTCACCTGAAGAATCCAAGCATCGCCTGAGTGATCCCCGCGAAGAATGTTGCGGTGAAGGCCAGCCGGCTGTACTCATATGGACTCTTGACTGGATCGATCTCTTCCTGGAGGAGAGTTCCAAGCAACAGGGACACGACGGCCACCGGACCGATGGCTATATCCCTGGAACTGCCCATCATAGCGTATACCAAAGGCGGAACGAAGCTACTATCTGCAAAAGAAAATCAGCAAAAACTATGATCATTATAGCTGCAGACTTGCAGGAGCAAAAGTGCAAAACTGGAAATCCTGAGATCTGATCAGGAATGAAAAAGGTAATTGGTATGTTGAACTTACACAGTCCAACATGTGCCGGCAGGAAAGCAAGCTTGGCATAACCGATGTCCTGGCGTAAGATGCCACCAGAGAGCACATGTCAGTAAGAACCCAGAGTACGTTCAGTGGATACCCACCGTGCTGCTGCCTGTGCATGCAACTACGCAAAAAAAAGCAGCTTTCCTTGCTAGTGAGATGTTACCTGAGGTATGCAGAGGCTGGCGATGGTGAGGCCGGCGATGAAGTCCCCCTTGAACATGCTGAATTTGTAGCTCCTGGCCCAGTCCAGCACCGGGAAGAGGTGCACCAGGCTGAGCCATAGCTTCTTGGACCTCGACTGGTCTTTGTACTCCCGCAGCGGGTCGTCGGCGAAGAACGTCTCCTTCACCCCGTCGGCGAACTCCGCGAAGAGGCCCCTCGCCGGCGGGAACCCGACCTTGTAGCCATGGTGGTGGTGGGTGCTGTTGCTGTCTGTGTGACGGTGCGACCCCGTCTGGCTGGAGACGTCGCCGTCAAAGTCCTCGCCTCCGTCCGACACGGTTCTTGGCATTTTTGCCGACGTTGCTTGCACCTATGTGCAGATGGATACGTCTGTCTGGAAATAAGGCAGCGAGCGAGAAATGAGAACA
Proteins encoded:
- the LOC123098407 gene encoding sulfate transporter 1.2, translated to MPRTVSDGGEDFDGDVSSQTGSHRHTDSNSTHHHHGYKVGFPPARGLFAEFADGVKETFFADDPLREYKDQSRSKKLWLSLVHLFPVLDWARSYKFSMFKGDFIAGLTIASLCIPQDIGYAKLAFLPAHVGLYSSFVPPLVYAMMGSSRDIAIGPVAVVSLLLGTLLQEEIDPVKSPYEYSRLAFTATFFAGITQAMLGFFRLGFIIEFLSHAAIIGFMAGAAVTIALQQLKGFLGIKKFTKKSDIISVMESVWGNVHHGWNYQTILIGASFLAFLLTTKYIAKKNKKLFWVSAIAPLISVVISTFCVYITRADKQGVAIVKDIKQGINPPSFHLIYWSGPYLAKGFRIGVVAGMVALTEAIAIGRTFAAMKDYQIDGNKEMVALGTMNIVGSMTSCYVATGSFSRSAVNYMAGCKTAVSNVVMAIVVMLTLLLITPLFKYTPNAILASIIINAVVSLVDYETAYLIWKVDKMDFVALLGAFFGVVFASVEYGLLIAVAISLGKILLQVTRPRTALLGNLPRTTIYRNVEQYPEAAKVPGVMIVRVDSAIYFTNSNYVKERILRWLRDEEDQQQEQKLSKTEFLIVELSPVTDIDTSGIHALEELLKALEKRKIQLILANPGPAVIQKLRSAKFTELIGDDKIFLSVGDAVKKFAPKSALNV